One genomic window of Bradyrhizobium sp. B124 includes the following:
- a CDS encoding MBL fold metallo-hydrolase, with translation MYLKSNFLFAVVLAALVAAIGTATRAAEPAARITILYDAFGTDTAMTKDWGFSALVEVGGKRILFDTGDNAKIFAANVKAKDVDLSNLDFVVLSHRHSDHMAGLSYVLSVNPKIKIYAPKEGFGIYGSSLPSSFYRKDESLPPEMRYYDGKPPEIMKFGAAWADANFELIDQTTEIAPGITLIALISDLPGTKELKELSLAVNTADGIVLVVGCSHPGIERIVEAAAAINPRIRLIAGGFHLVAAPDEVITKVTAALQDRFKVESIAPGHCTGEPTFAALKKAFGDKYIYAGAGTSIAIGAEAGSSKKRGEGMTPDDLRVYRKLAVRNDPFGVMRAQARRAGADL, from the coding sequence ATGTATCTCAAATCAAATTTTCTTTTCGCGGTCGTTCTCGCTGCGCTAGTTGCCGCAATAGGCACTGCAACACGTGCGGCCGAGCCGGCGGCCCGGATCACGATCCTGTACGATGCGTTCGGTACTGATACCGCGATGACAAAGGATTGGGGCTTCTCCGCCCTCGTTGAAGTCGGAGGAAAGCGCATCCTGTTCGATACCGGGGACAACGCGAAGATCTTCGCTGCCAATGTCAAGGCGAAGGATGTGGACCTTAGTAACCTCGATTTCGTCGTATTGTCTCACCGGCACTCCGATCACATGGCGGGCCTGAGCTATGTCTTAAGCGTCAATCCGAAGATCAAGATTTATGCTCCCAAGGAGGGATTTGGCATCTACGGCTCGTCGCTGCCGTCGAGCTTCTACCGCAAGGACGAGTCGCTGCCGCCGGAGATGCGGTACTATGACGGCAAGCCGCCCGAGATCATGAAATTCGGTGCTGCCTGGGCGGATGCCAACTTCGAGTTGATCGACCAAACGACCGAAATCGCACCTGGCATTACACTCATAGCTCTGATTTCTGATCTGCCGGGAACGAAGGAGCTCAAGGAACTGTCCCTGGCGGTGAATACTGCAGATGGAATCGTGCTCGTTGTTGGCTGCTCGCATCCTGGAATCGAGCGTATCGTCGAGGCTGCGGCAGCAATCAACCCGAGGATTCGGCTGATCGCTGGAGGCTTCCACCTGGTCGCTGCCCCTGACGAGGTGATCACCAAAGTGACGGCCGCGCTGCAAGACCGTTTCAAGGTCGAAAGCATCGCCCCCGGGCATTGCACCGGCGAGCCAACATTTGCCGCCCTGAAGAAGGCGTTTGGCGACAAGTACATTTACGCCGGCGCCGGCACTTCGATTGCCATCGGGGCCGAGGCAGGTTCGAGCAAGAAGCGCGGTGAGGGAATGACCCCCGACGACCTCAGGGTCTATCGCAAGCTGGCGGTCCGGAATGATCCGTTCGGTGTCATGCGCGCGCAAGCCCGACGAGCTGGAGCAGATCTCTAG
- the hflX gene encoding GTPase HflX encodes MRRGDGDAQTDSSVRDYEARIEEAAGLAGAIDLTVVESVVAPISQIRPATYLGKGKVEEINGLVAGDKVELVVMDCALSPIQQRNLEKAWSTKVLDRTGLILEIFGRRAKTKEGALQVELAHLNYQRSRLVRSWTHLERQRGGFGFMGGPGETQIEADRRLIGDRITRLENELKKVQATRRLHRAGRQRVPYRVVALVGYTNAGKSTLFNRLTRADVQAADMLFATLDPTLRALNLPHGGKAMLSDTVGFISNLPTQLVAAFRATLEEVLEADIILHVRDISHEDAEAQERDVEAVLHQLGIDPDADGGQRIIEVWNKIDRFDPEERDNLRNIAARRPPERPCFLVSAVTGEGIEELLTAIEDRLAAKRITLNLSIDASDGAGISWLHRNAEVLNKELNGERFDMTVRVDETKRDIVMSRFDALPHGT; translated from the coding sequence ATGCGCCGTGGCGACGGCGATGCGCAAACGGATTCGTCTGTCCGCGACTACGAAGCGCGGATCGAGGAAGCCGCTGGCCTCGCCGGTGCGATCGACCTCACCGTGGTGGAATCCGTCGTCGCGCCGATCAGCCAGATCCGGCCCGCGACCTATCTGGGCAAGGGCAAGGTCGAGGAGATCAACGGCCTCGTCGCTGGCGACAAGGTCGAGCTCGTGGTGATGGATTGCGCGTTGTCGCCGATCCAGCAGCGCAACCTCGAGAAGGCCTGGAGCACCAAGGTGCTCGACCGCACCGGCCTGATCCTGGAAATCTTCGGCCGCCGCGCCAAGACCAAGGAAGGCGCGTTGCAGGTCGAGCTTGCCCATCTCAATTACCAGCGCAGCCGCCTGGTGCGGTCGTGGACCCATCTCGAGCGCCAGCGCGGCGGCTTCGGCTTCATGGGCGGCCCGGGCGAGACCCAGATCGAGGCCGACCGCCGCCTGATTGGCGACCGCATCACGCGGCTCGAGAACGAGCTCAAGAAGGTGCAGGCGACGCGGCGGTTGCATCGCGCCGGACGCCAGCGCGTGCCGTACCGCGTCGTCGCGCTGGTCGGCTACACCAATGCCGGCAAATCGACCCTGTTCAATCGGCTGACGCGCGCCGACGTGCAAGCCGCCGACATGCTGTTTGCGACGCTCGACCCGACCCTGCGTGCGCTCAACCTGCCGCATGGCGGCAAGGCGATGCTGTCGGACACGGTCGGCTTCATCTCCAATCTGCCGACCCAGCTCGTGGCCGCGTTCCGCGCCACGCTGGAGGAGGTGCTGGAAGCCGACATCATCCTGCACGTCCGCGACATCTCCCACGAGGATGCCGAGGCGCAGGAGCGCGACGTCGAGGCGGTGCTGCACCAGCTCGGCATCGATCCCGACGCCGACGGCGGCCAGCGCATCATCGAGGTCTGGAACAAGATCGATCGCTTCGATCCGGAGGAGCGGGACAATCTGCGCAACATCGCCGCGCGCCGGCCGCCGGAGCGCCCGTGCTTCCTGGTCTCGGCCGTGACCGGCGAGGGGATCGAGGAGCTCCTGACCGCGATCGAGGATCGCCTCGCGGCCAAGCGCATCACGCTCAATCTTTCGATCGATGCCTCCGACGGCGCCGGCATCAGCTGGCTGCATCGCAATGCCGAGGTCCTGAACAAGGAGCTCAATGGCGAGCGCTTCGACATGACGGTGCGGGTCGACGAGACCAAGCGCGACATCGTCATGTCACGATTCGATGCTCTGCCGCACGGGACGTGA
- a CDS encoding FAD-dependent oxidoreductase has translation MFNRRAFLGGGLASAAVAGISTRGVADNAAFVDAPALRPVLARPDRMFRVTVCLRPFRAAGPRIEAEWIDSKYVVHNYGHGGSGWSLSWGAAQEAVPLALQLSARNIAVLGAGAIGLTTAITAQRMGATVTIYAKERFPQVRSARATGDWSPDSRIAMEADVAPDFADRWERMARTTFATHQSYLGLAGNPIEWTDRYLLSDDAPDADGRPHRRQHASGDGSKKFLELRGRIRSLTPRWDLLAAGSNPFPAPYVWKSASLTYNVTDLYRQLEAEFQRAGGLFVPIELQAPSDLSKIGETVIVNCTGYGARALFRDESIVPVRGQIAWLIPQPDVNYGVFYRNLSVLGRRDGIVVQPVGENDYFGFNDDNETPDLAAARQAVDDAAKLFSRA, from the coding sequence ATGTTCAATCGTCGAGCATTTCTCGGCGGCGGCCTGGCGAGCGCTGCGGTCGCAGGGATATCAACGCGTGGCGTTGCCGACAACGCTGCGTTCGTCGACGCGCCTGCGCTCCGGCCGGTTCTCGCGCGTCCGGACCGCATGTTTCGTGTCACGGTATGTCTGCGTCCGTTCCGCGCTGCCGGTCCGCGCATTGAAGCGGAATGGATCGACAGCAAATATGTCGTCCACAATTACGGACACGGCGGTAGCGGCTGGTCGCTGTCCTGGGGCGCCGCGCAGGAGGCCGTGCCGCTCGCCCTGCAATTGAGCGCGCGCAACATTGCCGTCCTTGGCGCCGGCGCGATCGGTCTGACGACGGCGATCACCGCCCAGAGGATGGGCGCGACCGTCACGATCTACGCCAAGGAGCGATTTCCGCAGGTGCGCTCGGCGCGTGCGACCGGGGACTGGTCGCCGGACTCGCGTATCGCGATGGAAGCAGACGTCGCACCGGACTTTGCCGACCGCTGGGAGCGGATGGCGCGCACGACCTTTGCGACCCATCAAAGCTATCTCGGCCTTGCCGGCAATCCGATCGAATGGACCGATCGCTATTTGCTGTCCGACGATGCACCCGACGCCGACGGCCGTCCGCACAGGCGCCAGCATGCCTCGGGCGACGGCTCGAAGAAATTCCTCGAATTGCGCGGCCGGATCAGGTCGCTCACGCCGCGATGGGATTTGCTGGCCGCCGGATCGAATCCGTTTCCCGCGCCGTACGTGTGGAAAAGCGCTTCGCTCACCTACAACGTCACGGATCTCTACCGTCAGCTCGAAGCGGAGTTTCAGCGCGCCGGCGGGCTGTTCGTGCCGATCGAATTGCAGGCGCCGTCCGATCTTTCGAAGATCGGCGAAACCGTCATTGTCAACTGCACCGGCTACGGCGCTCGTGCGCTGTTTCGTGACGAGAGCATCGTTCCGGTGCGCGGCCAGATCGCCTGGCTCATTCCCCAGCCGGATGTGAATTACGGCGTCTTCTACCGCAACCTCAGCGTCCTCGGCCGGCGCGATGGCATCGTCGTCCAGCCGGTCGGTGAAAACGACTATTTCGGCTTCAACGACGACAACGAAACGCCGGATCTCGCCGCCGCGCGCCAGGCGGTGGACGACGCCGCGAAACTGTTCAGCCGGGCCTGA
- a CDS encoding sigma-54 dependent transcriptional regulator produces MASDILIVDDEADIRDLVAGILDDEGFSTRTARDSDSALAEIANRRPNLVFLDIWLQGSKLDGLQLLEQIKKDNADLPVVMISGHGNIETAVAAIKRGAYDFIEKPFKSDRLILVATRALETSRLKREVKELKQLAPAASVLTGRSACMNQLRQTIDRAAKANSRILIVGPSGAGKELAARTLHHASGRAEGPFVVINAAAITPERMEIELFGIEGSNGEQQRKAGALEEAHGGTLFIDEIADMPRETQNKILRVLVDQTFQRQGGTGKVHVDVRIISSTARNLEEEIAAGRFREDLYHRLSVVPIRVPPLSERREDIPELIDYFMDQISAATGLPKRQIGQDAMAVLQSHVWPGNVRQLRNNVERVMILAGGGPEAIITADMLPQDVGSMVPAMPTSNNGEHIMGLPLREAREVFERDYLIAQISRFSGNISRTAEFVGMERSALHRKLKALGVG; encoded by the coding sequence ATGGCAAGTGACATTCTGATTGTCGACGACGAAGCTGACATTCGTGACCTCGTTGCGGGTATCCTGGACGATGAGGGGTTTTCCACGCGCACCGCGCGCGACAGCGATTCGGCGCTTGCCGAGATCGCCAACCGCCGCCCGAACCTGGTCTTCCTCGACATCTGGCTGCAGGGCTCCAAGCTCGACGGCCTGCAACTGCTCGAGCAGATCAAGAAGGACAATGCCGATCTGCCGGTCGTGATGATCTCCGGCCACGGCAACATCGAAACCGCCGTCGCGGCGATCAAGCGCGGCGCCTATGACTTCATCGAGAAGCCGTTCAAGTCGGACCGGCTGATCCTGGTGGCGACGCGGGCGCTGGAGACATCGCGGCTCAAGCGCGAGGTGAAGGAGCTCAAGCAACTGGCGCCGGCAGCGAGCGTCCTGACCGGCCGCTCGGCCTGCATGAACCAGCTGCGCCAGACCATCGACCGCGCCGCCAAGGCCAACAGCCGCATCCTGATCGTCGGTCCCTCCGGCGCCGGCAAGGAACTCGCCGCGCGCACGCTGCATCATGCCTCCGGGCGCGCCGAGGGGCCGTTCGTGGTGATCAATGCGGCCGCGATCACGCCCGAGCGCATGGAGATCGAGCTGTTCGGCATCGAGGGATCGAACGGCGAGCAGCAGCGCAAGGCCGGCGCGCTCGAGGAGGCGCATGGCGGCACGCTGTTCATCGACGAGATCGCGGACATGCCGCGCGAGACGCAGAACAAGATCCTGCGCGTGCTGGTCGATCAGACCTTCCAGCGCCAGGGCGGCACCGGCAAGGTCCATGTCGACGTCCGCATCATCTCCTCGACCGCGCGCAACCTCGAGGAGGAGATCGCGGCGGGCCGTTTCCGCGAGGATCTCTATCATCGCCTCTCGGTGGTGCCGATCCGGGTGCCGCCGCTGTCGGAGCGCCGCGAGGACATCCCCGAGCTGATCGACTATTTCATGGATCAGATCTCGGCGGCCACCGGCCTGCCGAAGCGGCAGATCGGGCAAGACGCGATGGCCGTGCTGCAGTCGCATGTCTGGCCGGGCAACGTCCGCCAGCTCCGCAACAACGTCGAGCGCGTGATGATCCTGGCCGGCGGCGGGCCGGAGGCGATCATCACCGCCGACATGCTGCCGCAGGACGTCGGCTCCATGGTGCCGGCGATGCCGACCTCCAACAATGGCGAGCACATCATGGGCTTGCCGCTGCGCGAGGCGCGCGAGGTGTTCGAGCGCGATTATCTGATCGCCCAGATCAGCCGCTTCTCCGGCAACATCTCGCGCACCGCGGAGTTCGTCGGCATGGAACGCTCGGCGCTGCATCGCAAGCTGAAGGCGCTCGGGGTCGGCTGA
- the mgtE gene encoding magnesium transporter, which yields MQDTSETITHDTLAGQNGDLAHVRAPEIVDALNAREPADAAKLLQSLPAEKAIEVLDLPGLDNTCEILAELPKDAAVSLLSGVSDDRAADIFKELVEPLRTTLLNGLNPDTRNVISGLLAYPERSAGSIMTTEFVSVPSNWTIAEVLHHIRMVERTRETVYSIFVIDPVKKTLIQAVPLRRLISADPHANVLTAAPARKPLMISPEADRMEAARLISRYDLLAVAVVDGPGHILGIVTVDDVIDAIVEESTEDAQKFGGMEAIDEPYLRIGFLEMIKKRGGWLCALFLSEMLTATAMQSYQSELEKAIVLTLFIPLIMSSGGNSGSQATSLLIRSLALHEVRLRDWWRVAMRELPTGIVLGAILGLIGIVRITLWQTLGLFDYGPHWMLVAITVGAALVGIVTFGSLSGSMLPFILKRIGFDPASASAPFVATLVDVTGLVIYFGVAAVILHGTLL from the coding sequence ATGCAGGACACCAGCGAAACCATCACCCACGACACGCTCGCCGGCCAGAACGGGGACCTTGCCCATGTGCGGGCGCCCGAGATCGTCGATGCCCTCAATGCCCGGGAGCCGGCGGATGCGGCGAAGCTGCTGCAATCGCTGCCGGCCGAGAAAGCGATCGAGGTGCTCGACCTGCCCGGGCTCGACAATACCTGCGAGATCCTGGCCGAGCTGCCGAAGGACGCGGCAGTGTCGCTGCTGTCGGGCGTCTCCGACGACCGCGCCGCCGACATCTTCAAGGAACTGGTCGAGCCGCTGCGCACCACGCTGCTGAACGGCCTCAATCCGGATACCCGTAACGTCATCTCGGGGCTGCTGGCCTATCCCGAGCGCAGCGCCGGCAGCATCATGACGACCGAATTCGTCAGCGTGCCCTCGAACTGGACCATCGCCGAGGTCCTGCATCACATCCGGATGGTCGAGCGCACCCGCGAGACCGTCTATTCGATCTTCGTGATCGACCCGGTCAAGAAGACCCTGATCCAGGCGGTGCCGCTGCGCCGCCTGATCTCGGCCGATCCGCATGCCAATGTGCTCACCGCAGCACCGGCGCGGAAGCCGCTGATGATTTCGCCGGAGGCCGACCGCATGGAGGCGGCGCGGCTGATCTCGCGCTACGATCTGCTCGCGGTCGCCGTCGTCGACGGTCCCGGCCATATCCTCGGCATCGTCACGGTCGACGACGTCATCGACGCCATCGTCGAGGAATCGACCGAGGACGCCCAGAAGTTCGGCGGCATGGAAGCGATCGACGAGCCGTATCTGCGGATCGGCTTCCTCGAAATGATCAAGAAGCGCGGCGGCTGGCTGTGCGCGCTGTTCCTCTCGGAAATGCTGACCGCAACCGCGATGCAGTCGTACCAGAGCGAACTCGAGAAGGCGATCGTCCTGACGCTGTTCATCCCGCTGATCATGAGCTCCGGCGGCAATTCCGGCTCCCAGGCCACCTCGCTCCTGATCCGCTCGCTGGCGTTGCACGAGGTTCGGCTGCGCGACTGGTGGCGTGTCGCCATGCGCGAACTGCCGACCGGCATCGTGCTCGGCGCCATCCTGGGCTTGATCGGCATCGTCAGGATCACGCTCTGGCAGACGCTTGGCCTGTTCGACTACGGCCCGCATTGGATGCTGGTGGCCATCACCGTCGGCGCCGCGCTGGTCGGCATCGTCACCTTCGGCTCGCTGTCCGGATCGATGCTGCCGTTCATCCTCAAGCGCATCGGCTTCGATCCGGCCAGCGCGTCCGCGCCGTTCGTCGCGACGCTGGTCGATGTCACCGGCCTCGTGATCTATTTCGGCGTTGCTGCCGTGATCCTGCACGGGACGCTGTTATAG
- a CDS encoding ATP-binding protein, producing MTSADTTASTLHAPPAEPTAEARGFPLRRWLAPFAVAIALLSGFLTFVVLTGLTPIEPTSDVVRSFLMINAATILLLVGIIVREVWQMVQARRRGRAAARLHVQIVGLFSVIAVLPAVLVSIVANVTIERGLDRLFSGPTKQVIQNSLTIASAYMQEHAQLINGDTLAMANDLAHARPLYDQDRMTFLQLLTAGAEARNLPVAVLMDKDGKIVASAETGVRFNYEAPPPDILKDINETEPKISVFPENYVASVVRLRAYDDMFLYVARLLDPAVVAQLKQTQTSAAEYAQLETRRLGIQVAFALMFAVIALTILMASVLIGLNFANGLVSPIRQLMGAASEVSTGNLNVQVPVHKSASDLAMLGEIFNKMTQELRTQRNELVDASETIDSRRRFIEAVLSSASAGIIGVDASGTIGVLNRSAEKLIGHAESETLGHPLSDVLPELDEMMKTAREGTQRLVQGQVTILRDGNERNLSVRVSAEQTSQSRDSYIITLDDITELVSAQRTSAWGDVARRIAHEIKNPLTPIQLSAERIRRKFGKTITEEKDKSIFEQCTDTIVRQVDDIRRMVDEFSRFARMPKPVMEGEDVADVVRQAVFLMKVAHPDLDIEADIKQAPLPAQFDRRLISQALTNIIKNATEAIEQVPREELGKGRIDVVAQREGDDILIDVVDNGIGLPKVARSRLLEPYVTTRAKGTGLGLAIVGRVLEDHGGRIELKDASDFREGQRGAWMRLRFSVTGQAAKPENKEQKPDAKSSDPVGEKNPPQEPTNGPAQATNNEPKIQQPIQEPDQQEPNNQEPNAQEPRSQQPRIKAATGD from the coding sequence ATGACCAGCGCAGACACCACCGCTTCAACGTTACACGCGCCCCCGGCCGAGCCCACTGCAGAGGCGCGGGGCTTCCCGCTGCGGCGCTGGCTGGCGCCGTTTGCCGTGGCGATCGCGCTGCTGTCCGGCTTCCTCACCTTCGTGGTGCTGACCGGCCTGACCCCGATCGAGCCGACCTCAGACGTCGTCCGCTCCTTCCTGATGATCAACGCCGCCACGATCCTGCTGCTGGTCGGCATCATCGTCCGGGAAGTCTGGCAGATGGTGCAGGCGAGACGGCGGGGCCGGGCGGCGGCACGGCTGCATGTCCAGATCGTCGGCCTGTTCTCGGTGATCGCGGTGCTGCCCGCCGTGCTGGTGTCGATCGTCGCCAACGTCACCATCGAGCGCGGCCTCGACCGGCTGTTCTCGGGCCCCACCAAGCAGGTGATCCAGAACTCGCTGACGATCGCCAGCGCCTACATGCAGGAGCACGCACAACTCATCAACGGCGACACGCTGGCGATGGCCAACGACCTCGCCCATGCGCGGCCGCTCTACGATCAGGATCGCATGACGTTCCTGCAACTCCTGACCGCCGGCGCCGAGGCGCGCAACCTGCCGGTCGCGGTGCTGATGGACAAGGACGGCAAGATCGTCGCCAGCGCTGAAACCGGCGTTCGCTTCAACTATGAAGCACCGCCACCCGACATCCTGAAGGACATCAACGAGACCGAGCCGAAGATTTCGGTCTTCCCGGAGAACTACGTCGCCTCCGTGGTCCGGCTGCGGGCCTATGACGACATGTTCCTTTACGTGGCGCGTCTGCTCGATCCGGCCGTCGTCGCCCAGCTCAAGCAGACCCAGACCAGTGCCGCCGAGTATGCCCAGCTCGAGACCCGCCGGCTCGGCATCCAGGTCGCGTTCGCGCTGATGTTCGCGGTGATCGCGCTGACCATCCTGATGGCTTCGGTGCTGATCGGCCTGAATTTCGCCAACGGGCTGGTGTCGCCGATCCGCCAGCTGATGGGCGCCGCGAGCGAGGTCTCGACCGGCAACCTCAATGTCCAGGTGCCGGTCCACAAATCGGCAAGCGACCTCGCGATGCTCGGCGAAATCTTCAACAAGATGACCCAGGAGCTGCGCACCCAGCGCAACGAGCTGGTCGACGCCAGCGAGACCATCGACAGCCGCCGCCGCTTCATCGAGGCGGTGCTGTCGTCGGCCAGCGCCGGGATCATCGGGGTCGACGCGTCGGGCACCATCGGCGTCCTCAACCGGTCGGCGGAGAAGCTGATCGGGCATGCCGAGTCGGAGACGCTCGGCCATCCGCTCTCGGACGTGCTGCCCGAGCTCGACGAGATGATGAAGACCGCACGCGAGGGCACGCAGCGCCTGGTGCAGGGGCAGGTCACGATCCTGCGAGACGGCAATGAGCGCAATCTGTCGGTTCGCGTCTCGGCCGAGCAGACCAGCCAGTCGCGCGACAGCTACATCATCACGCTCGACGACATCACCGAACTGGTCTCCGCGCAGCGCACCTCGGCCTGGGGCGACGTCGCCCGCCGCATCGCCCACGAGATCAAGAACCCGCTGACCCCGATCCAGCTCTCCGCAGAGCGGATCCGCCGCAAGTTCGGCAAGACCATCACTGAGGAGAAGGACAAGTCGATCTTCGAGCAGTGCACCGACACCATCGTGCGCCAGGTCGACGACATCAGGCGCATGGTCGACGAGTTCTCGCGCTTCGCGCGGATGCCGAAGCCGGTGATGGAAGGCGAGGACGTCGCCGACGTGGTGCGTCAGGCCGTGTTCCTGATGAAGGTCGCGCATCCCGATCTCGACATCGAGGCCGACATCAAGCAGGCGCCGCTGCCGGCACAGTTCGACCGCAGGCTGATCTCGCAGGCGCTGACCAACATCATCAAGAACGCGACCGAGGCGATCGAGCAGGTCCCACGCGAGGAGCTCGGCAAGGGCCGCATCGACGTCGTGGCGCAGCGCGAGGGTGACGACATCCTGATCGACGTCGTCGACAACGGCATCGGCCTGCCCAAGGTTGCCCGTTCGCGGCTGCTCGAGCCCTATGTTACGACGCGGGCGAAGGGCACCGGTCTTGGACTCGCGATCGTCGGCCGTGTTCTCGAAGACCATGGCGGCCGCATCGAGCTCAAGGACGCGTCGGATTTTCGTGAGGGCCAGCGCGGGGCCTGGATGCGGCTGCGCTTTTCCGTCACGGGCCAGGCGGCCAAGCCGGAGAACAAGGAGCAAAAGCCGGACGCGAAATCATCCGACCCCGTCGGCGAAAAAAATCCGCCGCAAGAGCCGACCAACGGCCCGGCACAGGCGACCAACAATGAACCAAAAATCCAACAGCCAATCCAAGAACCCGACCAGCAAGAACCAAATAACCAAGAGCCAAATGCACAAGAGCCAAGAAGCCAACAGCCAAGAATCAAAGCCGCGACGGGCGACTGA
- the hfq gene encoding RNA chaperone Hfq — protein MAADRAQNLQDTFLNHVRKTKTPLTIFLVNGVKLQGIVTWFDNFCLLLRRDGHSQLVYKHAISTIMPGAPIQLFEGGEDAPA, from the coding sequence ATGGCGGCAGACCGCGCACAAAATCTACAAGACACCTTCCTTAATCACGTTCGTAAAACAAAAACGCCACTGACGATATTTCTGGTCAACGGGGTAAAGCTGCAGGGCATTGTCACATGGTTCGACAATTTCTGCTTGCTGCTGCGGCGCGACGGTCACTCGCAGCTTGTCTACAAGCACGCGATCTCGACCATCATGCCCGGCGCTCCGATTCAACTGTTCGAAGGTGGTGAGGACGCACCGGCTTGA